From one Verrucomicrobiales bacterium genomic stretch:
- the der gene encoding ribosome biogenesis GTPase Der: MSGIIAIVGRPNVGKSALFNRIAGRRIAIVHDQPGVTRDRITAELEWQGNPFTLIDTGGIGLLRGETSTDVIVKAAVDQVDLAIQSAHLIIMVVNVREGVVPLDEEVAQRLRRCGKPIFVAVNKTDDSRSEAGAAEFSSLGFDRIFAVSAIHGLGIPALMTEALKLVPKAEARAPHEPEAALEVIKLAIVGRPNVGKSSIINALTRSERVIVSPIPGTTRDSVDVPFEVDTDGVRQRYVLIDTAGMRKSRRVDDTVEFFSVKRSEDSIGRCDIAVMVVDAESGILEQDKKIADKIVEESKACIVVVNKWDLVEESVRKAREEEIGRRNRKDRNEKTAPTAMTTLGEFGEWVQKRLFFLDYAPVIFTSAHSGFNLERLLEAVRYVASQLRQNIPTALLNRTLQDAIQKRQPISSTGNLLKFFYATQVRTTPPTFLLFVNKDELFSPQYKKYLCDMLRQSFGYEGCPILLVPKPRPKTIESMRTNKPMHRIVSRPRSAARSARASQRSSGKGRGAYGQPKPFSSSVKPGSPRPTSGRPPSSRPQTQSKGTKPRPSGTRRGR; the protein is encoded by the coding sequence ATGTCGGGAATCATAGCTATCGTGGGACGGCCCAATGTGGGCAAATCAGCGCTCTTCAACCGTATTGCCGGGCGGCGGATCGCGATCGTGCATGATCAACCAGGGGTGACCCGCGACCGAATCACCGCCGAACTCGAATGGCAGGGAAACCCCTTCACCCTGATCGATACCGGCGGCATTGGGCTGCTCCGGGGGGAGACCTCGACTGACGTGATCGTCAAAGCCGCGGTGGATCAGGTGGACCTGGCCATCCAGTCCGCACACCTGATCATCATGGTGGTCAACGTGCGGGAGGGCGTGGTCCCGCTCGACGAGGAGGTCGCCCAACGCTTGCGACGTTGTGGCAAGCCCATCTTTGTGGCGGTCAATAAGACCGACGACTCCCGATCCGAAGCCGGCGCCGCGGAATTCTCCTCGCTGGGATTTGATCGTATTTTCGCCGTCAGCGCCATCCATGGCTTGGGCATTCCGGCACTGATGACGGAAGCCCTGAAATTGGTTCCAAAGGCGGAGGCCAGGGCTCCGCACGAACCAGAGGCGGCTCTCGAAGTAATCAAGCTGGCGATCGTTGGCCGGCCAAACGTTGGCAAGTCTTCCATCATCAACGCGCTCACCCGTTCCGAGCGCGTGATCGTTAGCCCCATTCCCGGCACCACCCGCGATTCAGTGGATGTGCCCTTCGAAGTCGACACCGATGGCGTGCGGCAGCGCTATGTGCTGATCGACACGGCCGGGATGCGCAAATCCCGTCGAGTGGACGATACGGTGGAGTTCTTCAGCGTGAAGCGCAGCGAGGATTCGATCGGACGCTGCGACATCGCCGTCATGGTGGTCGACGCCGAGTCCGGCATCCTCGAGCAAGACAAGAAAATTGCTGACAAGATCGTGGAGGAATCCAAAGCCTGCATCGTGGTGGTGAACAAGTGGGACTTGGTCGAAGAATCTGTGCGCAAGGCGCGCGAGGAGGAGATCGGGAGGCGGAATCGAAAGGATCGCAATGAGAAGACCGCCCCAACAGCGATGACGACTCTGGGCGAGTTCGGCGAGTGGGTTCAAAAGCGCCTCTTCTTCCTCGACTATGCCCCAGTCATCTTCACGTCCGCCCATTCTGGATTCAATCTCGAGCGGCTCCTGGAGGCAGTACGTTACGTGGCATCGCAATTGCGCCAGAACATCCCGACAGCCTTGCTTAATCGCACCCTCCAGGACGCGATTCAAAAACGTCAACCCATCAGCAGCACCGGCAATCTGCTCAAGTTCTTTTACGCCACCCAGGTTCGGACGACTCCCCCAACCTTCCTGCTGTTTGTCAATAAGGACGAGCTGTTCTCGCCCCAGTATAAAAAGTATCTTTGCGACATGCTCCGACAGTCCTTCGGCTATGAGGGCTGCCCGATCCTCCTGGTGCCGAAGCCGCGGCCCAAGACCATCGAGTCGATGCGCACCAATAAGCCGATGCACCGGATTGTCTCGCGCCCCAGATCCGCGGCCCGATCGGCCCGCGCTTCGCAGCGAAGCAGCGGGAAAGGCAGAGGCGCCTATGGTCAGCCTAAACCTTTTTCCAGCTCGGTGAAACCAGGCTCACCTCGCCCCACCTCGGGCCGCCCTCCATCGAGCCGTCCCCAAACTCAGAGCAAGGGCACAAAACCTCGGCCCAGCGGAACACGTCGAGGCCGCTAA